In Xiphophorus hellerii strain 12219 chromosome 13, Xiphophorus_hellerii-4.1, whole genome shotgun sequence, the following proteins share a genomic window:
- the ripor2 gene encoding rho family-interacting cell polarization regulator 2 isoform X4, with translation MSTVGVSSRVPEIMSAGTHSPGGPNGIIRSQSFAGFSTLQERRSRCNSFIGNSVVLKKPQSKPKKPHLSGHKGGSSSREPQPKRLEEVYTALKQGLDEYLEVHQTELDKLTSLMKDMKRNSRLGVLYDLDKQIKSIERYMRRLEFHISKVDELYEAFCIQSRLRDGAIRMKQAFSSSPSTKGTKESIAEVNRRYKEYTENMSAFESELENLLGEFHIKMKGLAGFARLCPGDQYEIFMRYGRQRWKLKGRIEVNSRQSWDGDEMVFMPLISDLINIKVTELKGLATHMLVGSVICETKELFTAMPQVVAVDVNDLGTIKLNLEVTWYPFDVEDLTLSSGNLSKAAALQRRVSVYSQGTPETPTFQDSSFFKWPPYPVERQRLSFLQMLRETLLEKLRRSRSFGDLASLRPRPRSSLEVYSTLPDDVFENGGCGVAECKRLSFTFSDTSGSSPSPAQSSFSQSQSNPEITVTPPDTDSLPTPILQTREDSIAEEHLEEEEEDEEEVYEEDGETGSRGSRNSASLASDEADVADSEWERTESQRNSISICGSAAPSLCSDGHLSTVAPEDVFLDHTDELKPVELDTEEPGNLTRQLVKRLTSSEIVSPAESSAEGGGSLGWAGEGSRAFLESSLEEAIHSLLTKLESLTHRCRELQDLEQEVMRLEDLLKCRLPGHRSRSSSLSLTVESALESFDFLNTSDFDDDDTGDDNIGICSLPQKSPPLDTDPERIESQHPEARGHLSEALTEDTGVGNSVAGSPMPLTTGNENLDVAIVIHLQYCIHLIQMLTSGMAVWQRRSVLLKLSGQTQLLEELAEISVDRLGAVTSAADVLPSLAERPQLMTLWSECSGSAGLFHTTLDRVFKHMNQSYSAVLQERHPHSADTVIGMVVGEMVDRSDLAAALGPPAAVLSRDVLTVFQFHNYILQHDVQDMETHLLHLAREEGFAEILCSDDFSRCLAQLEEVPLSTLWPRNGTLRALASLLTAEDPQVNKAAADYFSSGASDRHFRTRAVEYYTQALSEAGVQSQRAACSALSCLQAVESLKAVIALCDSADEELRHVAIETLLTFGEEGRLAYEQLDTVVGDMIRLGTRRGNTVTTAF, from the exons GAGTGTCTTCCCGTGTCCCGGAGATCATGTCGGCCGGCACCCACTCCCCTGGAGGGCCCAACGGGATCATACGGAGCCAGTCGTTCGCCGGATTCAGCACGTTGCAGGAGCGGCGCTCTCG CTGTAACTCGTTCATTGGGAACTCCGTAGTGCTGAAGAAGCCTCAGTCCAAGCCCAAGAAGCCCCACCTATCTGGCCATAAAGGCGGCAGCAGCTCCAGGGAGCCGCAGCCCAAACGGCTGGAGGAGGTCTACACAGCTCTCAAACAAGGCTTGGA TGAATATCTTGAAGTTCATCAGACGGAGCTGGATAAACTCACATCTCTAATGAAAGACATGAAGAGGAATTCTCGCCTG GGAGTGCTGTATGATCTCGACAAG CAAATCAAAAGCATTGAGAGGTACATGAGGCGCCTCGAGTTTCACATCAGCAAG GTGGATGAGCTGTACGAAGCTTTCTGTATCCAGAGCCGCCTGAGGGACGGTGCCATCAGGATGAAGCAggccttctcctcctctccctccacCAAAGGCACCAAAGAGAGCATTGCAGAGGTCAACCGTCGGTACAAGGAGTACACCGAG aACATGAGTGCTTTTGAGAGCGAACTGGAGAATCTGCTTGGGGAGTTTCACATCAAAATGAAAG GATTGGCAGGCTTTGCTAGGCTCTGTCCTGGAGACCAATATGAG ATTTTCATGCGGTACGGTCGGCAGCGCTGGAAGTTGAAGGGGAGAATCGAAGTAAACTCCAGGCAAAGCTGGGACGGAGACGAGATGGTCTTCATGCCCCTCATCTCCGATCTCATCAACATCAAG GTGACCGAGCTGAAGGGTTTGGCCACTCACATGCTGGTGGGCAGCGTCATCTGTGAGACCAAGGAGCTGTTCACAGCCATGCCCCAGGTGGTGGCTGTGGATGTCAAtgacctgggaacaatcaaacTCAACCTGGAGGTGACGTGGTA CCCCTTCGATGTCGAAGACCTGACTCTGTCATCGGGCAACTTGAGCAAAGCTGCAGCCCTCCAGAGACGAGTATCGGTCTACAGCCAGGGTACTCCCGAGACCCCCACCTTCCAGGACAGCTCCTTCTTT AAGTGGCCGCCATATCCTGTCGAGCGCCAGCGCCTCTCCTTCCTCCAAATGCTGCGAGAAACGCTGCTGGAGAAGCTAAGGCGCAGCCGCTCTTTTGGTGACCTGGCCTCGCTCCGGCCAAGGCCAAGATCCAGTCTGGAGGTCTAT TCCACTTTACCGGACGACGTCTTTGAGAATGGCGGCTGCGGTGTGGCCGAGTGCAAACGTCTGTCCTTCACCTTCTCTGACACGTCGGGGTCTTCGCCCAGCCCCGCCCAGAGCTCCTTCTCCCAGAGCCAGTCCAACCCTGAGATCACAGTCACTCCTCCAGACACAGATTCATTACCCACCCCCATCCTGCAGACCAGGGAGGACTCCATTGCAGAGGAGCAtttagaggaggaagaggaggacgaggaggaagtGTATGAGGAGGACGGGGAAACGGGAAGCAGAGGGAGCAGGAACAGTGCCAGCCTTGCCAGCGATGAAGCCGATGTTGCTGACTCGGAGTGGGAGCGCACCGAGTCCCAGCGCAACTCCATCTCCATCTGCGGCTCGGCCGCTCCGTCGCTGTGCTCTGATGGACACCTGTCCACCGTGGCACCTGAGGACGTCTTCCTGGACCACACAGACGAACTAAAGCCGGTGGAGCTGGACACGGAGGAGCCGGGCAACCTGACCAGGCAGCTCGTGAAGAGGTTGACGTCTTCAGAAATTGTCTCACCTGCCGAAAGCTCGGCTGAAGGCGGGGGGAGCCTGGGCTGGGCGGGGGAGGGGAGCAGGGCTTTCCTGGAGAGCAGCCTGGAGGAAGCCATCCACAGCCTGCTGACCAAGCTGGAGTCGCTGACCCATCGCTGCAGGGAGCTGCAAGACCtggagcaggaagtgatgcgCCTGGAGGACCTACTCAAG TGTCGTCTGCCAGGTCACAGAAGCCGGTCGTCCAGCCTCAGCCTGACGGTGGAGAGCGCCCTGGAGAGCTTCGACTTCCTCAACACGTCTGACTTTGATGACGATGACACTGGAGACGACAACATAGGCATCTGCAGTCTCCCGCAGAAATCTCCACCTTTAGATACAGACCCAGAAAGAATTGA GAGTCAGCATCCGGAGGCCAGAGGACACCTGAGTGAAGCCCTGACAGAGGACACCGGGGTTGGAAACAGCGTGGCAGGAAGTCCGATGCCGCTCACCACTGGAAATGAAAACCTGGATGTAGCCATCGTCATCCACCTTCAGTACTGCATTCACCTCATCCAG ATGCTGACCAGCGGGATGGCTGTGTGGCAGCGACGCAGTGTTCTCCTCAAACTGTCGGGACAGacgcagctgctggaggagctggCAGAGATCAGCGTTGACAGGCTAGGAGCTGTCACCTCTGCTGCCGACG TTCTCCCGAGCCTTGCAGAGCGCCCGCAGCTGATGACTCTGTGGTCAGAGTGCAGCGGCTCTGCGGGGCTTTTCCACACTACGCTGGACCGGGTTTTCAAACACATGAACCAGAGCTACTCAGCAGTGCTGCAGGAGAGACACCCACACAGCGCTGACACAG tGATTGGCATGGTTGTGGGTGAGATGGTGGACAGGAGCGACCTGGCTGCGGCGCTCGGCCCTCCTGCTGCCGTGCTCTCCCGGGACGTCCTGACTGTGTTTCAGTTCCACAACTACATCCTACAGCACGACGTTCAGGACATGGAGACTCACCTGTTGCACCTGGCCAGAGAAG AGGGCTTCGCAGAGATCCTGTGCAGTGATGATTTCTCTCGGTGTCTGGCACAACTGGAGGAGGTGCCTTTGTCGACTCTCTGGCCTCGAAACGGCACCCTGAGGGCCCTGGCCTCCCTGCTGACAGCAGAAGACCCCCAGGTCAACAAGGCAGCAGCCGACTACTTCTCCTCTGGAGCGTCAGACAGACACTTCAGGACCAGG GCTGTAGAGTACTACACCCAGGCGCTGTCAGAGGCTGGAGTTCAGAGCCAGAGGGCGGCCTGCTCGGCTCTCAGCTGTCTGCAG GCAGTGGAGAGCCTGAAAGCAGTCATAGCGCTGTGTGATTCAGCTGATGAGGAGCTGCGCCATGTCGCCATAGAGACGCTGCTCACATTTG GCGAGGAGGGGCGGCTGGCGTACGAGCAGCTGGACACTGTGGTTGGGGATATGATCCGTCTGGGCACGCGGAGAGGAAACACCGTCACCACCGCCTTCTGA
- the ripor2 gene encoding rho family-interacting cell polarization regulator 2 isoform X6: MAVTDIPEDDLDEMMREEAEDVFYEDGVSSRVPEIMSAGTHSPGGPNGIIRSQSFAGFSTLQERRSRCNSFIGNSVVLKKPQSKPKKPHLSGHKGGSSSREPQPKRLEEVYTALKQGLDEYLEVHQTELDKLTSLMKDMKRNSRLGVLYDLDKQIKSIERYMRRLEFHISKVDELYEAFCIQSRLRDGAIRMKQAFSSSPSTKGTKESIAEVNRRYKEYTENMSAFESELENLLGEFHIKMKGLAGFARLCPGDQYEIFMRYGRQRWKLKGRIEVNSRQSWDGDEMVFMPLISDLINIKVTELKGLATHMLVGSVICETKELFTAMPQVVAVDVNDLGTIKLNLEVTWYPFDVEDLTLSSGNLSKAAALQRRVSVYSQGTPETPTFQDSSFFSTLPDDVFENGGCGVAECKRLSFTFSDTSGSSPSPAQSSFSQSQSNPEITVTPPDTDSLPTPILQTREDSIAEEHLEEEEEDEEEVYEEDGETGSRGSRNSASLASDEADVADSEWERTESQRNSISICGSAAPSLCSDGHLSTVAPEDVFLDHTDELKPVELDTEEPGNLTRQLVKRLTSSEIVSPAESSAEGGGSLGWAGEGSRAFLESSLEEAIHSLLTKLESLTHRCRELQDLEQEVMRLEDLLKCRLPGHRSRSSSLSLTVESALESFDFLNTSDFDDDDTGDDNIGICSLPQKSPPLDTDPERIESQHPEARGHLSEALTEDTGVGNSVAGSPMPLTTGNENLDVAIVIHLQYCIHLIQMLTSGMAVWQRRSVLLKLSGQTQLLEELAEISVDRLGAVTSAADVLPSLAERPQLMTLWSECSGSAGLFHTTLDRVFKHMNQSYSAVLQERHPHSADTVIGMVVGEMVDRSDLAAALGPPAAVLSRDVLTVFQFHNYILQHDVQDMETHLLHLAREEGFAEILCSDDFSRCLAQLEEVPLSTLWPRNGTLRALASLLTAEDPQVNKAAADYFSSGASDRHFRTRAVEYYTQALSEAGVQSQRAACSALSCLQAVESLKAVIALCDSADEELRHVAIETLLTFGEEGRLAYEQLDTVVGDMIRLGTRRGNTVTTAF, encoded by the exons GAGTGTCTTCCCGTGTCCCGGAGATCATGTCGGCCGGCACCCACTCCCCTGGAGGGCCCAACGGGATCATACGGAGCCAGTCGTTCGCCGGATTCAGCACGTTGCAGGAGCGGCGCTCTCG CTGTAACTCGTTCATTGGGAACTCCGTAGTGCTGAAGAAGCCTCAGTCCAAGCCCAAGAAGCCCCACCTATCTGGCCATAAAGGCGGCAGCAGCTCCAGGGAGCCGCAGCCCAAACGGCTGGAGGAGGTCTACACAGCTCTCAAACAAGGCTTGGA TGAATATCTTGAAGTTCATCAGACGGAGCTGGATAAACTCACATCTCTAATGAAAGACATGAAGAGGAATTCTCGCCTG GGAGTGCTGTATGATCTCGACAAG CAAATCAAAAGCATTGAGAGGTACATGAGGCGCCTCGAGTTTCACATCAGCAAG GTGGATGAGCTGTACGAAGCTTTCTGTATCCAGAGCCGCCTGAGGGACGGTGCCATCAGGATGAAGCAggccttctcctcctctccctccacCAAAGGCACCAAAGAGAGCATTGCAGAGGTCAACCGTCGGTACAAGGAGTACACCGAG aACATGAGTGCTTTTGAGAGCGAACTGGAGAATCTGCTTGGGGAGTTTCACATCAAAATGAAAG GATTGGCAGGCTTTGCTAGGCTCTGTCCTGGAGACCAATATGAG ATTTTCATGCGGTACGGTCGGCAGCGCTGGAAGTTGAAGGGGAGAATCGAAGTAAACTCCAGGCAAAGCTGGGACGGAGACGAGATGGTCTTCATGCCCCTCATCTCCGATCTCATCAACATCAAG GTGACCGAGCTGAAGGGTTTGGCCACTCACATGCTGGTGGGCAGCGTCATCTGTGAGACCAAGGAGCTGTTCACAGCCATGCCCCAGGTGGTGGCTGTGGATGTCAAtgacctgggaacaatcaaacTCAACCTGGAGGTGACGTGGTA CCCCTTCGATGTCGAAGACCTGACTCTGTCATCGGGCAACTTGAGCAAAGCTGCAGCCCTCCAGAGACGAGTATCGGTCTACAGCCAGGGTACTCCCGAGACCCCCACCTTCCAGGACAGCTCCTTCTTT TCCACTTTACCGGACGACGTCTTTGAGAATGGCGGCTGCGGTGTGGCCGAGTGCAAACGTCTGTCCTTCACCTTCTCTGACACGTCGGGGTCTTCGCCCAGCCCCGCCCAGAGCTCCTTCTCCCAGAGCCAGTCCAACCCTGAGATCACAGTCACTCCTCCAGACACAGATTCATTACCCACCCCCATCCTGCAGACCAGGGAGGACTCCATTGCAGAGGAGCAtttagaggaggaagaggaggacgaggaggaagtGTATGAGGAGGACGGGGAAACGGGAAGCAGAGGGAGCAGGAACAGTGCCAGCCTTGCCAGCGATGAAGCCGATGTTGCTGACTCGGAGTGGGAGCGCACCGAGTCCCAGCGCAACTCCATCTCCATCTGCGGCTCGGCCGCTCCGTCGCTGTGCTCTGATGGACACCTGTCCACCGTGGCACCTGAGGACGTCTTCCTGGACCACACAGACGAACTAAAGCCGGTGGAGCTGGACACGGAGGAGCCGGGCAACCTGACCAGGCAGCTCGTGAAGAGGTTGACGTCTTCAGAAATTGTCTCACCTGCCGAAAGCTCGGCTGAAGGCGGGGGGAGCCTGGGCTGGGCGGGGGAGGGGAGCAGGGCTTTCCTGGAGAGCAGCCTGGAGGAAGCCATCCACAGCCTGCTGACCAAGCTGGAGTCGCTGACCCATCGCTGCAGGGAGCTGCAAGACCtggagcaggaagtgatgcgCCTGGAGGACCTACTCAAG TGTCGTCTGCCAGGTCACAGAAGCCGGTCGTCCAGCCTCAGCCTGACGGTGGAGAGCGCCCTGGAGAGCTTCGACTTCCTCAACACGTCTGACTTTGATGACGATGACACTGGAGACGACAACATAGGCATCTGCAGTCTCCCGCAGAAATCTCCACCTTTAGATACAGACCCAGAAAGAATTGA GAGTCAGCATCCGGAGGCCAGAGGACACCTGAGTGAAGCCCTGACAGAGGACACCGGGGTTGGAAACAGCGTGGCAGGAAGTCCGATGCCGCTCACCACTGGAAATGAAAACCTGGATGTAGCCATCGTCATCCACCTTCAGTACTGCATTCACCTCATCCAG ATGCTGACCAGCGGGATGGCTGTGTGGCAGCGACGCAGTGTTCTCCTCAAACTGTCGGGACAGacgcagctgctggaggagctggCAGAGATCAGCGTTGACAGGCTAGGAGCTGTCACCTCTGCTGCCGACG TTCTCCCGAGCCTTGCAGAGCGCCCGCAGCTGATGACTCTGTGGTCAGAGTGCAGCGGCTCTGCGGGGCTTTTCCACACTACGCTGGACCGGGTTTTCAAACACATGAACCAGAGCTACTCAGCAGTGCTGCAGGAGAGACACCCACACAGCGCTGACACAG tGATTGGCATGGTTGTGGGTGAGATGGTGGACAGGAGCGACCTGGCTGCGGCGCTCGGCCCTCCTGCTGCCGTGCTCTCCCGGGACGTCCTGACTGTGTTTCAGTTCCACAACTACATCCTACAGCACGACGTTCAGGACATGGAGACTCACCTGTTGCACCTGGCCAGAGAAG AGGGCTTCGCAGAGATCCTGTGCAGTGATGATTTCTCTCGGTGTCTGGCACAACTGGAGGAGGTGCCTTTGTCGACTCTCTGGCCTCGAAACGGCACCCTGAGGGCCCTGGCCTCCCTGCTGACAGCAGAAGACCCCCAGGTCAACAAGGCAGCAGCCGACTACTTCTCCTCTGGAGCGTCAGACAGACACTTCAGGACCAGG GCTGTAGAGTACTACACCCAGGCGCTGTCAGAGGCTGGAGTTCAGAGCCAGAGGGCGGCCTGCTCGGCTCTCAGCTGTCTGCAG GCAGTGGAGAGCCTGAAAGCAGTCATAGCGCTGTGTGATTCAGCTGATGAGGAGCTGCGCCATGTCGCCATAGAGACGCTGCTCACATTTG GCGAGGAGGGGCGGCTGGCGTACGAGCAGCTGGACACTGTGGTTGGGGATATGATCCGTCTGGGCACGCGGAGAGGAAACACCGTCACCACCGCCTTCTGA
- the ripor2 gene encoding rho family-interacting cell polarization regulator 2 isoform X5 has translation MSAGTHSPGGPNGIIRSQSFAGFSTLQERRSRCNSFIGNSVVLKKPQSKPKKPHLSGHKGGSSSREPQPKRLEEVYTALKQGLDEYLEVHQTELDKLTSLMKDMKRNSRLGVLYDLDKQIKSIERYMRRLEFHISKVDELYEAFCIQSRLRDGAIRMKQAFSSSPSTKGTKESIAEVNRRYKEYTENMSAFESELENLLGEFHIKMKGLAGFARLCPGDQYEIFMRYGRQRWKLKGRIEVNSRQSWDGDEMVFMPLISDLINIKVTELKGLATHMLVGSVICETKELFTAMPQVVAVDVNDLGTIKLNLEVTWYPFDVEDLTLSSGNLSKAAALQRRVSVYSQGTPETPTFQDSSFFKWPPYPVERQRLSFLQMLRETLLEKLRRSRSFGDLASLRPRPRSSLEVYSTLPDDVFENGGCGVAECKRLSFTFSDTSGSSPSPAQSSFSQSQSNPEITVTPPDTDSLPTPILQTREDSIAEEHLEEEEEDEEEVYEEDGETGSRGSRNSASLASDEADVADSEWERTESQRNSISICGSAAPSLCSDGHLSTVAPEDVFLDHTDELKPVELDTEEPGNLTRQLVKRLTSSEIVSPAESSAEGGGSLGWAGEGSRAFLESSLEEAIHSLLTKLESLTHRCRELQDLEQEVMRLEDLLKCRLPGHRSRSSSLSLTVESALESFDFLNTSDFDDDDTGDDNIGICSLPQKSPPLDTDPERIESQHPEARGHLSEALTEDTGVGNSVAGSPMPLTTGNENLDVAIVIHLQYCIHLIQMLTSGMAVWQRRSVLLKLSGQTQLLEELAEISVDRLGAVTSAADVLPSLAERPQLMTLWSECSGSAGLFHTTLDRVFKHMNQSYSAVLQERHPHSADTVIGMVVGEMVDRSDLAAALGPPAAVLSRDVLTVFQFHNYILQHDVQDMETHLLHLAREEGFAEILCSDDFSRCLAQLEEVPLSTLWPRNGTLRALASLLTAEDPQVNKAAADYFSSGASDRHFRTRAVEYYTQALSEAGVQSQRAACSALSCLQAVESLKAVIALCDSADEELRHVAIETLLTFGEEGRLAYEQLDTVVGDMIRLGTRRGNTVTTAF, from the exons ATGTCGGCCGGCACCCACTCCCCTGGAGGGCCCAACGGGATCATACGGAGCCAGTCGTTCGCCGGATTCAGCACGTTGCAGGAGCGGCGCTCTCG CTGTAACTCGTTCATTGGGAACTCCGTAGTGCTGAAGAAGCCTCAGTCCAAGCCCAAGAAGCCCCACCTATCTGGCCATAAAGGCGGCAGCAGCTCCAGGGAGCCGCAGCCCAAACGGCTGGAGGAGGTCTACACAGCTCTCAAACAAGGCTTGGA TGAATATCTTGAAGTTCATCAGACGGAGCTGGATAAACTCACATCTCTAATGAAAGACATGAAGAGGAATTCTCGCCTG GGAGTGCTGTATGATCTCGACAAG CAAATCAAAAGCATTGAGAGGTACATGAGGCGCCTCGAGTTTCACATCAGCAAG GTGGATGAGCTGTACGAAGCTTTCTGTATCCAGAGCCGCCTGAGGGACGGTGCCATCAGGATGAAGCAggccttctcctcctctccctccacCAAAGGCACCAAAGAGAGCATTGCAGAGGTCAACCGTCGGTACAAGGAGTACACCGAG aACATGAGTGCTTTTGAGAGCGAACTGGAGAATCTGCTTGGGGAGTTTCACATCAAAATGAAAG GATTGGCAGGCTTTGCTAGGCTCTGTCCTGGAGACCAATATGAG ATTTTCATGCGGTACGGTCGGCAGCGCTGGAAGTTGAAGGGGAGAATCGAAGTAAACTCCAGGCAAAGCTGGGACGGAGACGAGATGGTCTTCATGCCCCTCATCTCCGATCTCATCAACATCAAG GTGACCGAGCTGAAGGGTTTGGCCACTCACATGCTGGTGGGCAGCGTCATCTGTGAGACCAAGGAGCTGTTCACAGCCATGCCCCAGGTGGTGGCTGTGGATGTCAAtgacctgggaacaatcaaacTCAACCTGGAGGTGACGTGGTA CCCCTTCGATGTCGAAGACCTGACTCTGTCATCGGGCAACTTGAGCAAAGCTGCAGCCCTCCAGAGACGAGTATCGGTCTACAGCCAGGGTACTCCCGAGACCCCCACCTTCCAGGACAGCTCCTTCTTT AAGTGGCCGCCATATCCTGTCGAGCGCCAGCGCCTCTCCTTCCTCCAAATGCTGCGAGAAACGCTGCTGGAGAAGCTAAGGCGCAGCCGCTCTTTTGGTGACCTGGCCTCGCTCCGGCCAAGGCCAAGATCCAGTCTGGAGGTCTAT TCCACTTTACCGGACGACGTCTTTGAGAATGGCGGCTGCGGTGTGGCCGAGTGCAAACGTCTGTCCTTCACCTTCTCTGACACGTCGGGGTCTTCGCCCAGCCCCGCCCAGAGCTCCTTCTCCCAGAGCCAGTCCAACCCTGAGATCACAGTCACTCCTCCAGACACAGATTCATTACCCACCCCCATCCTGCAGACCAGGGAGGACTCCATTGCAGAGGAGCAtttagaggaggaagaggaggacgaggaggaagtGTATGAGGAGGACGGGGAAACGGGAAGCAGAGGGAGCAGGAACAGTGCCAGCCTTGCCAGCGATGAAGCCGATGTTGCTGACTCGGAGTGGGAGCGCACCGAGTCCCAGCGCAACTCCATCTCCATCTGCGGCTCGGCCGCTCCGTCGCTGTGCTCTGATGGACACCTGTCCACCGTGGCACCTGAGGACGTCTTCCTGGACCACACAGACGAACTAAAGCCGGTGGAGCTGGACACGGAGGAGCCGGGCAACCTGACCAGGCAGCTCGTGAAGAGGTTGACGTCTTCAGAAATTGTCTCACCTGCCGAAAGCTCGGCTGAAGGCGGGGGGAGCCTGGGCTGGGCGGGGGAGGGGAGCAGGGCTTTCCTGGAGAGCAGCCTGGAGGAAGCCATCCACAGCCTGCTGACCAAGCTGGAGTCGCTGACCCATCGCTGCAGGGAGCTGCAAGACCtggagcaggaagtgatgcgCCTGGAGGACCTACTCAAG TGTCGTCTGCCAGGTCACAGAAGCCGGTCGTCCAGCCTCAGCCTGACGGTGGAGAGCGCCCTGGAGAGCTTCGACTTCCTCAACACGTCTGACTTTGATGACGATGACACTGGAGACGACAACATAGGCATCTGCAGTCTCCCGCAGAAATCTCCACCTTTAGATACAGACCCAGAAAGAATTGA GAGTCAGCATCCGGAGGCCAGAGGACACCTGAGTGAAGCCCTGACAGAGGACACCGGGGTTGGAAACAGCGTGGCAGGAAGTCCGATGCCGCTCACCACTGGAAATGAAAACCTGGATGTAGCCATCGTCATCCACCTTCAGTACTGCATTCACCTCATCCAG ATGCTGACCAGCGGGATGGCTGTGTGGCAGCGACGCAGTGTTCTCCTCAAACTGTCGGGACAGacgcagctgctggaggagctggCAGAGATCAGCGTTGACAGGCTAGGAGCTGTCACCTCTGCTGCCGACG TTCTCCCGAGCCTTGCAGAGCGCCCGCAGCTGATGACTCTGTGGTCAGAGTGCAGCGGCTCTGCGGGGCTTTTCCACACTACGCTGGACCGGGTTTTCAAACACATGAACCAGAGCTACTCAGCAGTGCTGCAGGAGAGACACCCACACAGCGCTGACACAG tGATTGGCATGGTTGTGGGTGAGATGGTGGACAGGAGCGACCTGGCTGCGGCGCTCGGCCCTCCTGCTGCCGTGCTCTCCCGGGACGTCCTGACTGTGTTTCAGTTCCACAACTACATCCTACAGCACGACGTTCAGGACATGGAGACTCACCTGTTGCACCTGGCCAGAGAAG AGGGCTTCGCAGAGATCCTGTGCAGTGATGATTTCTCTCGGTGTCTGGCACAACTGGAGGAGGTGCCTTTGTCGACTCTCTGGCCTCGAAACGGCACCCTGAGGGCCCTGGCCTCCCTGCTGACAGCAGAAGACCCCCAGGTCAACAAGGCAGCAGCCGACTACTTCTCCTCTGGAGCGTCAGACAGACACTTCAGGACCAGG GCTGTAGAGTACTACACCCAGGCGCTGTCAGAGGCTGGAGTTCAGAGCCAGAGGGCGGCCTGCTCGGCTCTCAGCTGTCTGCAG GCAGTGGAGAGCCTGAAAGCAGTCATAGCGCTGTGTGATTCAGCTGATGAGGAGCTGCGCCATGTCGCCATAGAGACGCTGCTCACATTTG GCGAGGAGGGGCGGCTGGCGTACGAGCAGCTGGACACTGTGGTTGGGGATATGATCCGTCTGGGCACGCGGAGAGGAAACACCGTCACCACCGCCTTCTGA